In Enterobacter sp. 638, a single window of DNA contains:
- a CDS encoding DUF2554 family protein — protein sequence MVKKILSIILLTCALFSGQLMAGHNGHEFLWVKNVDHQLRHEADSDELRCVAEESADGLREHHNWQKSRKPDTHFL from the coding sequence ATGGTTAAAAAAATATTATCAATCATACTGCTAACCTGTGCGCTTTTTTCAGGTCAGTTGATGGCAGGACATAATGGGCATGAATTTTTGTGGGTAAAGAACGTTGATCATCAGCTCCGTCACGAAGCTGATAGCGATGAACTCAGATGTGTCGCAGAGGAGTCAGCGGATGGCTTGCGCGAACATCACAACTGGCAGAAGTCGCGCAAACCCGATACCCACTTTCTGTGA
- the ftrA gene encoding transcriptional regulator FtrA, with amino-acid sequence MPENNKKMTKLRQPPSPRVVVLAYDGLCTFEFGVAVEIFGLPRPEMGDDWYRFAVAAVDKGELRATGGIRVLADGDLSLLNTADLVVIPGWRGVDKTVPAELCNALRDAHARGCQLLSICSGVFVLAASGLLNGRNATTHWRYTETLKTRFPDITVVEDVLYQDEGDILTSAGSAAGIDLCLHVVRRDYGMEAANHVARRLVIPPHRDGAQTQLMRRPVAQLRESERLGQLFDFLHQHLTISHSVSSLAARVGMSQRTFLRRFADATGTTPARWMLNERLLRAKDYLETSRLSIDSIAAQTGFGHAATLRHHFRQNFALSPAQYRKQFLVVSE; translated from the coding sequence ATGCCAGAAAACAACAAGAAGATGACAAAGTTACGACAGCCCCCATCACCACGCGTGGTGGTACTGGCCTATGACGGGCTCTGTACTTTCGAATTTGGGGTGGCGGTGGAAATCTTCGGCCTGCCGCGCCCTGAAATGGGCGATGACTGGTATCGTTTTGCCGTCGCGGCGGTAGATAAAGGCGAACTTCGGGCAACCGGAGGGATTCGGGTGCTCGCGGATGGCGATCTGTCGTTGCTCAACACTGCCGACCTGGTGGTGATCCCCGGCTGGCGTGGCGTTGACAAAACCGTTCCCGCTGAATTATGCAATGCTCTGCGTGACGCCCACGCGCGAGGCTGTCAGCTCCTGTCGATTTGCTCGGGCGTTTTTGTCCTTGCGGCATCGGGATTGCTGAACGGACGCAATGCCACCACGCACTGGCGGTATACCGAGACGCTAAAGACCCGGTTTCCTGACATTACCGTGGTGGAAGATGTGCTGTATCAGGATGAGGGCGACATTCTGACCTCTGCGGGCAGTGCCGCAGGGATTGACCTGTGTTTGCATGTGGTCCGTCGCGATTATGGAATGGAAGCCGCCAATCATGTGGCTCGCCGCCTGGTTATTCCTCCGCATCGCGATGGCGCACAGACGCAGCTGATGCGTCGTCCGGTCGCCCAATTAAGGGAAAGTGAGCGGCTCGGACAGCTTTTTGATTTCCTGCACCAGCACCTGACCATCAGTCATAGCGTCAGTTCATTGGCCGCGCGCGTCGGGATGAGTCAGCGCACTTTTTTACGTCGTTTCGCCGATGCCACGGGGACGACGCCAGCGCGCTGGATGCTCAACGAACGTCTGCTGCGGGCAAAGGATTATCTTGAAACGAGTCGGCTGAGTATCGACAGTATCGCGGCGCAAACAGGGTTCGGTCACGCCGCCACTCTGCGACACCATTTTCGGCAAAATTTTGCCCTCTCGCCCGCGCAGTACCGCAAGCAGTTTCTCGTCGTCAGCGAATAG
- a CDS encoding rhodanese-like domain-containing protein encodes MSYVTEFPAADPQESVAHFLRRLSVETDCADVHHAITQQEQDFVLLHVVGQPEQFARRHLPGAIHLPWSAINAETMAQWPESTLFVVYCAGPHCNGADRAALKLSRLGLPVKIMIGGITGWEDEHFAFASDERSQDE; translated from the coding sequence ATGAGTTACGTCACTGAATTTCCCGCTGCAGACCCGCAGGAGTCTGTCGCCCATTTTCTGCGCCGCCTGAGCGTCGAAACCGACTGTGCCGATGTACACCACGCCATAACGCAGCAGGAGCAGGACTTTGTGTTACTGCACGTGGTGGGGCAGCCGGAGCAGTTTGCGCGTCGCCATTTGCCGGGGGCAATTCATCTGCCGTGGTCCGCCATCAATGCCGAAACCATGGCGCAATGGCCAGAGAGTACGCTGTTCGTGGTCTACTGCGCAGGGCCGCATTGCAACGGAGCGGACAGAGCTGCGCTAAAACTGTCCCGACTCGGTCTGCCGGTCAAAATCATGATTGGCGGTATCACGGGGTGGGAAGATGAACATTTTGCGTTTGCCTCTGACGAACGCTCTCAAGATGAATAA
- a CDS encoding cobalamin-independent methionine synthase II family protein codes for MQRQHAPYRADVVGSFLRPDAIKQARLKFASGEIDAGTLRNIENDAIRHVVEQQCACGLHVVTDGEFRRAWWHFDFFDGLQGVERYDSSQGIQFNGVQTKAHGVRVTGKLGFGDHPMLEDFRYLKSISGNAQPKMTIPSPSVLHFRGGRKDIDATVYPDLEVYFDDLATTWRDAIHAFYEAGCRYLQLDDTVWAYLCSDDQRRQIRERGDDADQLALTYARVLNKALEGKPDDLTIGLHVCRGNFRSTWISEGGYEPVAEILFGTVNVDAFFLEYDNDRSGDFAPLRFVRPGKQQVVLGLITTKNGELENPQGVKARLEEAAQYVAKDQICLSPQCGFASTEEGNSLSETQQWDKVRLVTQIAADVW; via the coding sequence ATGCAACGACAACACGCCCCTTACCGCGCCGATGTAGTAGGCAGCTTTTTACGTCCTGATGCGATCAAGCAGGCGCGACTCAAATTCGCCAGCGGCGAAATCGACGCCGGAACGCTGCGTAATATCGAGAATGACGCGATTCGTCACGTGGTTGAGCAACAGTGCGCCTGCGGCCTGCATGTGGTGACTGACGGCGAATTTCGCCGTGCGTGGTGGCATTTCGACTTCTTCGATGGTTTGCAGGGCGTTGAGCGCTACGATTCCAGTCAGGGCATTCAATTTAACGGCGTACAGACCAAAGCGCACGGCGTGCGCGTCACCGGTAAATTAGGCTTTGGCGACCATCCAATGCTTGAGGATTTCCGCTATCTGAAAAGTATCAGCGGTAACGCCCAGCCGAAAATGACCATTCCCAGCCCGAGCGTGCTGCATTTCCGCGGTGGCCGTAAAGATATCGATGCGACCGTTTATCCGGATCTGGAGGTCTATTTTGATGACCTGGCAACCACCTGGCGCGACGCGATTCATGCGTTCTACGAGGCCGGTTGCCGCTATTTGCAGTTGGATGACACCGTCTGGGCGTACCTGTGTTCCGACGATCAGCGTCGCCAGATTCGCGAGCGCGGTGATGATGCAGACCAACTGGCGCTGACCTATGCCCGCGTATTGAACAAAGCCCTGGAAGGCAAACCAGACGATCTGACCATCGGGTTGCATGTCTGTCGCGGCAATTTCCGCTCGACCTGGATTTCTGAAGGCGGATACGAACCCGTGGCTGAAATTCTCTTCGGGACGGTGAATGTCGATGCCTTTTTCCTTGAATACGACAACGATCGCAGTGGTGATTTTGCGCCATTACGGTTTGTCCGTCCGGGGAAACAGCAGGTCGTTCTGGGGCTGATCACCACCAAAAATGGCGAGCTGGAAAATCCGCAGGGCGTTAAAGCGCGTCTGGAAGAGGCCGCGCAGTATGTGGCAAAAGACCAGATTTGCCTGAGTCCTCAGTGCGGCTTTGCCTCCACGGAAGAGGGCAACAGCCTGAGCGAAACCCAACAGTGGGATAAAGTCCGTCTGGTGACGCAAATCGCCGCCGACGTCTGGTAA
- the urtA gene encoding urea ABC transporter substrate-binding protein — protein MHRRTLLKAFALSASVAAMGMSFGVQAADTIKIGIMHSLSGTMAISETPLKDVALMTIDEINAKGGVLGKKLEPVVVDPASNWPLFAEKARQLLSQDKVAAVFGCWTSVSRKSVLPVFEEVNGLLFYPVQYEGEEMSPNVFYTGAAPNQQAIPAVEYLMGEDGGSAKRFFLLGTDYVYPRTTNKILRAFLHSKGVQDKDIEEVYTPFGHSDYQTIVANIKKFSAGGKTAVVSTINGDSNVPFYKELANQGVKATDVPVVAFSVGEEELRGIDTKPLVGNLAAWNYFESVDNPTNQAFVAAYKAYAKAHNLPNADTVVTNDPMEATYVGIHMWAQAVEKAGTTDVDKVRAAMAGQSFKAPSGFTLTMDATNHHLHKPVMIGETEGNGQFNVVWQTDAPVRAQPWSPYIPGNDKKPEQPMKTASN, from the coding sequence ATGCATCGTCGTACCTTGTTAAAAGCTTTTGCGCTGTCGGCTTCCGTGGCGGCTATGGGAATGAGTTTTGGTGTGCAAGCTGCTGACACCATCAAAATTGGGATCATGCATTCGCTCTCGGGCACGATGGCGATCTCTGAAACGCCCCTTAAAGACGTCGCGCTGATGACGATCGATGAAATCAACGCCAAAGGCGGCGTGCTGGGCAAAAAACTGGAGCCGGTGGTGGTTGACCCCGCATCAAACTGGCCGCTGTTTGCTGAAAAAGCCCGTCAGTTACTCAGCCAGGACAAAGTGGCGGCGGTCTTTGGCTGCTGGACGTCGGTTTCCAGAAAATCGGTGTTGCCAGTCTTTGAAGAGGTGAACGGGCTGCTGTTCTACCCGGTGCAGTATGAGGGCGAAGAGATGTCACCAAACGTCTTCTACACTGGCGCCGCGCCAAATCAGCAGGCCATCCCGGCGGTGGAATATCTGATGGGTGAAGACGGCGGGAGTGCTAAACGCTTCTTCCTCTTGGGCACTGACTACGTTTATCCGCGTACCACCAACAAAATTCTGCGTGCGTTCCTGCATTCGAAAGGCGTGCAGGACAAAGACATCGAAGAGGTTTACACCCCGTTTGGTCACAGCGATTACCAGACTATTGTCGCCAATATCAAGAAATTCTCCGCGGGCGGAAAAACGGCGGTGGTGTCGACCATCAACGGCGACTCCAACGTTCCCTTCTACAAAGAACTGGCAAACCAGGGCGTAAAAGCAACCGACGTGCCGGTGGTGGCGTTCTCGGTGGGTGAAGAGGAGCTTCGCGGCATCGACACTAAACCGCTGGTGGGTAACCTTGCGGCGTGGAACTACTTTGAGTCAGTTGATAACCCAACCAACCAGGCGTTTGTCGCGGCCTATAAAGCCTATGCCAAAGCGCATAACTTGCCGAACGCCGACACCGTCGTAACGAATGATCCGATGGAAGCGACCTACGTGGGGATCCATATGTGGGCGCAGGCGGTTGAGAAAGCCGGCACCACGGATGTGGATAAAGTGCGTGCCGCCATGGCCGGTCAATCCTTTAAAGCGCCGTCAGGCTTTACGCTGACCATGGATGCAACTAATCACCATCTGCATAAGCCGGTGATGATTGGCGAAACCGAGGGTAACGGCCAGTTCAACGTTGTCTGGCAGACCGACGCGCCGGTTCGTGCTCAGCCGTGGAGCCCGTACATTCCCGGTAACGATAAAAAGCCAGAACAACCGATGAAAACCGCCAGCAACTAA
- the urtB gene encoding urea ABC transporter permease subunit UrtB — translation MNVMRMFVAIVWLAGLLPGMAQASDADAFVAASRSQQTTLLEQWAVSPDPSRLPLLQALQKENLFVDAQKHAFTRVKGEMTALGENAQAAGEPKAVRLTNRLRNLSSTALATHQLVSDNVTERLGAAIQLQRDATPTMLNLLQQRLQAEKDDKVRAALEAALANLLLASPQAEVRLQAVALLGHSSDPETQARLTPFTQTQTEPDARVRDAAADSLRQIQHRLLIGDLLGQAFMGLSLGSVLLLAALGLAITYGLLGVINMAHGEMLMLGAYCTWMVQQAMAQFAPQWLALYPIVALPVAFLVTAGVGMALERSVIRHLYGRPLETLLATWGISLMIIQLVRMTFGAQNLEVANPAWLSGGVQVFANLILPWNRIAVLVFVLLVLFFTWLILNKTRLGLNVRAVTQNRNMAACCGVPTGRVDMLAFGLGSGIAGLGGVALSQLGNVGPELGQGYIIDSFLVVVLGGVGQLAGSVAAAFGLGIFNKILEPQMGAVLGKIVILVAIILFIQKRPQGLFALKGRVTD, via the coding sequence ATGAACGTCATGCGTATGTTCGTCGCAATAGTATGGCTTGCCGGTCTGCTGCCAGGGATGGCGCAGGCGTCGGATGCGGACGCTTTTGTCGCCGCGAGCCGCAGTCAGCAAACCACGTTACTTGAGCAATGGGCCGTCAGCCCGGATCCGTCGCGCCTGCCGCTGTTGCAGGCGCTGCAAAAAGAAAATCTCTTTGTCGATGCGCAAAAGCACGCGTTTACCCGGGTGAAGGGAGAAATGACGGCTCTTGGGGAAAACGCCCAGGCAGCGGGCGAACCCAAGGCGGTTCGTCTCACCAACCGCCTGCGCAATCTCTCTTCCACCGCACTGGCCACGCACCAGTTAGTGAGTGACAACGTCACGGAAAGGTTGGGCGCAGCGATACAGTTACAGCGCGATGCCACGCCGACGATGCTGAATTTATTGCAGCAGCGTTTGCAGGCGGAAAAAGACGACAAGGTGCGTGCGGCGCTGGAAGCGGCGCTGGCCAATCTGCTGCTCGCCAGCCCGCAGGCTGAGGTGCGTTTGCAGGCGGTTGCGCTGCTGGGGCACTCGTCCGATCCCGAAACGCAGGCGCGTTTGACGCCCTTTACGCAAACCCAAACGGAACCGGATGCCCGCGTGCGCGACGCAGCGGCTGACAGCTTGCGCCAGATTCAGCACCGCTTACTCATCGGTGACCTGTTGGGGCAGGCCTTTATGGGGCTGTCGCTTGGATCGGTGCTTCTCCTGGCGGCGCTTGGACTGGCGATCACCTACGGGTTGCTGGGCGTCATCAATATGGCGCACGGTGAGATGCTGATGCTCGGCGCGTACTGTACCTGGATGGTTCAGCAGGCGATGGCGCAATTTGCCCCGCAGTGGCTGGCGCTGTATCCGATTGTGGCGCTGCCGGTGGCATTTTTAGTGACTGCGGGCGTTGGCATGGCGCTGGAGCGCAGCGTGATCCGCCACCTGTACGGTCGTCCGCTGGAGACGCTGCTTGCTACCTGGGGGATCAGCCTGATGATCATCCAACTGGTGCGTATGACCTTTGGCGCACAAAACCTGGAAGTGGCGAATCCGGCCTGGCTGTCTGGGGGCGTGCAGGTTTTTGCCAACCTGATCCTGCCGTGGAACCGCATTGCGGTGCTGGTATTTGTGCTGCTGGTGCTGTTCTTTACCTGGCTGATTCTGAATAAAACCCGACTGGGGCTGAATGTGCGTGCGGTGACGCAGAACCGCAATATGGCGGCCTGCTGCGGCGTGCCGACAGGGCGAGTGGATATGCTGGCGTTTGGCCTGGGATCGGGCATTGCCGGTTTGGGCGGCGTGGCACTCTCGCAGCTGGGTAACGTCGGGCCGGAACTGGGACAAGGCTATATTATTGACTCCTTCCTGGTGGTGGTGCTGGGCGGCGTCGGGCAACTGGCGGGCAGCGTGGCCGCGGCATTTGGTCTGGGCATTTTCAACAAGATTCTTGAACCGCAAATGGGCGCGGTACTGGGAAAAATCGTGATTCTGGTGGCGATCATTCTGTTCATTCAGAAGCGTCCTCAGGGATTATTTGCGCTTAAAGGGAGGGTGACAGACTGA